The genomic stretch GGGGAATTGCCGCCAGACCTCGGCGGTTTTTCGCTCCAGGGGTGAATTTGAGATGTCGCATTAAGTGAAAATGGCTCTAGCTGACTAATCTGAATCAATCCGAATGGGGGTCGATGTGATCGGTATTATTCTCTATTTCGGTGACATCTGGGGGTTCATCACTGGGTATAGTGTACTTCTCATCCGCCCACTGGCCCAAATCCAACAATTGACAGCGGTGGGAGCAAAAGGGGCGGAAATGGTTTTGCGATGAGTATTCACAAGATTTTCCACATTGCGGACAGTCGACCATTTTCATGTGGTTGACTTATCCGCCTGTGAAATACCTGTCAATTGGGAATCCCAGCGGATTCTTACTGAGAAACCTCAGAGTAGCCGAACTCTCCGCCTTTGTATTTGAGGCGCACACGAATGCGAGAGGCAAATGTGCCATCAGAATTCAAGCTGCCATTGTCTTCGGCAATGACGCTAATGACGTCATTGTAACTAGGGGTAAAGCCCATGCCTGTGGTGCGCAGCTCAAACCCAGAGTTGTTGTTAATAGGTTGGAAATTGCCGGTCACTGAAATGGGAACGCCTCCATAATAATAGGAGTAGTCCGAATAAGCGACGATGGTGGCAGCCCCGTAGACGGGAGGCTTGTTACCTTGGGCTTCAATATAGAGATAGCCGTAAGAGTCCCAAGACTTACAGTTGGCTGATCCCCAGTTCCAGCCAATCACAATCGGATTACAAACACGGCCGTACTCTTCCAGAAAGTCCCGGTAGAGCCCACTATTGGTAATGACCATGCGTCCAGTCCAAATGTGTCCAAAAGAGCCGTAGTCGTTGTTAGGAATTCCGCCTTCGATATGGACGCATTGATTGGTGTTGGGATCAACCCCATAGCCAGCCTGAGCGCACTGCTGAAGGCAGGCGTTGTGGGCCGGTGAAAAGATCTGTCCCACGCCACAAGCCTGTGGTGTGACGACTCCAGGTGAAGAGCTTTTCTTGCTCTTTTCCCCACAGCCGACGCCAATGCTGATGAGCAGGGCCATCGTGCCAAGAACGAGAATTTGGTAGAGTGCTTTCATCCTATCTTCTCCTCGGGCCTATTTCGCGGCCCAGGCCTGCTGCCCGATCAATAGACAGCACTCGCCTCTACCCAGGGAATTTCACGTCCCGTACCACCTCAAAACGAAATAAGGGGCTGTAGAGCCCCTGTCAAACATTAGACAAATAGGAAATTGTTACTCAGAGTGACGATAAACGTCTCTTTTGAAGACGTTAACCTACTCCATGCAGGTGTAGTCGACTTTGACCTTGGTGCCCTCAGGAAGAGGGGGGTTAAAGTAAACCTTGTCTCCCGCAACCGTGGGCACGGAGCCATTGGGGTTGGGAGTGATCTCTATCTTCTCCACTGAGGAAGGAGCACAGCGGAGTGTGACCGATCCCAATGAAGTCACTGTTCGTTGGCCAATCGCTGTGAGCTGACTGGCATAGTCGGCCGCACAGATATTACCTTTGATACCATCTGTGATGTCGCTCAATGATTGAATGATGTGACCATAGAAAGCGGGATGGTCCTTATCCTGGGCATCGTAGCAAGCTCGGTCGTTGCGTAAGATGGAAATCGAGTGACCCGTAAATGGTTTTTGCGGCCACTTAGCCTGAATCTTCGCCACCAGAGTCTGCGGATTGTCGTTTTGGTTAAGCGGGCGATACTGATTGGTGTAGTCCGTGAGTGGCCGCCCAGGATAGGGGGCCAACTCGTCCGGCTTGGTCATACAGCGGCCGCCACAACTCTTCTGGTCTTCGTCTGTCACAATCACCATGGCCAGGGCGGCATCAGGGCGGAAGCATTCGCCGCTACTCACCCGTTCAACAGCATGTGAGGCGGCGACGATGGCTTGTTCGTTACCACTTCCCTTACCGAAATCCCAAACGGCCAAAGTGCCGAGTGTATCGCCGAAGATCCTCTTAGCATCTGGTGTGTCTTTACGCAGAACCTTTGAGCCTGTTGACCGATAGTTCCATCCAACTGTGTGTTCGTACCAATCTCTTATCGCCCCCGCATCACTCTTTAGGGAGCCGTTTTCATTAACCGTGTGGGTGAGGGTGTAGCAGATCTGCCAGTCTACCCCGTTGGTGTTGAGAACATCGACAAGGTTTTCCAGTCGTTCGGCAAGCTTTTGATGCTCAGGCTCCATCGAACCGCTATTGTCGAGAATCATTAGGATGTCGGCCTTGGCCGAGGAGGTCGGAACAGTGAAGTTGGAGCTATAGGGAACTGGATGCTTAGGTTCACCGCAATTATTGGTGTAGCAAGGTTCACATTCCTTGCCTTCGCAGAACTGCGGACAGTCAGGGCCGGTACAGCCATTCGGATCTATTCCATTATTAACTTGGCTGGGATCTGGAGTTGAAAACTCCACATCGGAACACGAGTTAAACAGGCTGCCCGTCAGAAATAGCAGTCCGGCTATGGTAAGAGTGGTGAAAATCCTTTTCCTATGCACTTCTAGCCTCCCAGAACACCCCACATAGATAACTACCAATAATGATGCCAAGTCTCCTGTTGGTAAGTCGCTGAAATGAGAGGGACTTGGTGTCGAAGTCAAAAAAACTGGCCACGAGTTTGACGATAAAAATGTGTCGCTTCGAGACTTGTCGATGAATTGATCAATTTAAGAGTGAATCGCTTGATATCAGGGCGGAATCTTTGGTGTCAGAGACTGAAAATTGCCTCAAACCCGAACACCATTAGGAACTTTTATTAGGTCGGGGCCACATGAAGAAGACCATGGAGCTCAACAAAAGGCCGAGGCTGATCCAGGTGGAAACACTGATTCCCAGGGGCATAGGCCCTCGGTCGTCAACTCTCCAGTGTTCCATAATGAGACGGCCCAGCCCGTGAAGGAATATCCAGACGAAAAACAAACTTCCCGGGCGGGAGATCCATTTCTTGGGTGATCTTTGTTGCCGAGCTTCTAGAAAAAGCAGCAGAGCCAGAGTCGGCAATTCCCAAAGGCTGGCGTACAAGGGTGTAGGATGGCGGCCCGCAATGCTCCAAGGGAGTTCGCAATGATCCCCAAAACAGCAGCCATTGAGGAGGCAGGCGAAGCGTCCCGAGGCATAGCCAAAGGCTCCTATGGGAGCATAAAAGTCAGCCCACGCTAGCCAGTTTTCGCCCTTTCGATTGAGCCAAACCACCGAAGCAAAAAAGGCAGTCAGGGCGCCCCCATAAAAGACGAATCCCCCTTGCCAAACGCGAAAGATGTCTCCCGGGTTTGCCAAATAGTAATCGGGCATTTCATAGACGACATGAAAAAGCCGGGCCCCCAAAAAACCACCGATCATGATGATGAGGGCAATATCCAAAGCAATCGTGCGGTCGCGCTCCAGGCGCTCTGCTCTTTTGACCACCCAGACCAAGGCCAGGCAGTAGACAAGGCTGATCACCAACATGTAGGTGGGAAGGGAAACATCCTGTGTCAAGCGAATGGCTGGGTACAAAGGCTACCCCTTGGCCTCTTCGGCTTCAGCAGGTGGAGAAGGGGCCTTGTCTGCAGCCCGGTCTTCAAGAAACTGGCGGGTCATGATGATCATCAGCAGGCCAACACCACCAACAATGCAGGCATCGGCAATATTAAAAGCAGGCCAAGTGAACTTGTGTTGGTAATGAACATCGAGAAAATCAATCACGTAACCGAAGCGGAGTCGGTCGACATAGTTGCCTATGGCTCCACCAAACACATTGCTTAGAGCAAAAATCTGCAGGCGGTCGTTTTCCTTGACCCCCCAAAGGATGGAGAGAATCACAATAATGGCCAAAGGAGGCATGGAGAGGAAAAAAATATTGCGAAAAGTCTCGCCCGCGTCGCGAAAGATCCCAAAGGCCGCGCCCGTATTGCGCACATAAGTGACGTTAAACAGGTCGTTGATTACCGAAACGGTTTCACCCAAATAAAACTGGGTGTGGATGTACATCTTGGTGGCTTGATCCAAAGTGACAATAGCCCCGGCGAGAGCTGCGAGAAGCAAGTATTTCTTGCTAATTTTCATGCCAGAGCCTCAACACACTTGGGGCAAACATCTGGAAAGCGGCTGTCCTTGCCCGTGTCCACACTGTAGTGCCAGCAGCGGACGCACTTGTCACCTTGGGCGCGAACCGCGTCGATCTTCCTCTCCTTACCTTCCTGAATTTTCACATTGGAGACAATGAGAAATTCACGGAGGTCCTTCTGATACTGCTCAAGCACTTTGAAGACTGGTCCTTCGGCTGTAATTGTTAGCTCGGCGTCAAGGCTGGAGCCGATCACTTTGTTTTTGCGTAGGTCTTCGAGCACCTTTGAGGTTTGGGATCGAACTTCCAGAAGGGTGGCAAATTTGTCCGTGAGTCCCTCTTTTGTCCACTCGGGATTCACCTGAGGAAAGTCACACAGGAAAATGCTTTCATGCTCCTTGCCAGGCAAAAACTCATAACCCTCCTCAGCTAAAAAGGACACAATCGGCGCCATCAGAATGAGAGTCTTCTCAGTCAGTTCATAGATCACGGTTTGAGCCGCCCGGCGATGAATGCCGTCTGTCTTCCAGGTGTAAAGCCGATCCTTCAGCACATCCAAATAGGTGGCCGATAGCTCAACGGTGAAGAAGTTATTGAGAGCGTGGTAAACCTTGTAAAAATCGTAGTTGTCATAAGCTGACCGAACCTTGCCAACCAAATCATTCAGTCGAACCAGAGCCCACTGATCAAGTTCGGGCATATCCTTAAAGGCCACGCGATCTTTGCCAGGATTAAAATCATCCAGGTTCCCCAGCATAAAGCGTATGGTATTGCGGAATCGGCGGTAGGTCTCGGTCACCCGTTGAAAGATCTCATCGCCAATATTGACGTCCTGACCGTAGTCTTCATAGGCCACCCACAAACGCAGGATCTCGGCCCCAGATTTATTGATCACTTGGGCTGGGTCAATCACATTGCCCTGGGATTTGCTCATCTTATACCCTGAAGCATCGGTCACAAAGCCATGGGTGACCAGAGCTTTGTAGGGGGGCTTTCCCACCGAGGCAATGGCTGACATCAGGCTAGTCTGAAACCATCCGCGATGCTGGTCGCTGCCCTCAAGATAGATGTCAGCCGGAAAAGCCAGCTTGTCCCGCTTGCGCTGAACGGCCGAGTGGCAGACGCCACTGTCAAACCACACATCGAGAATGTCCTGCCCTTTGGTGAATTCGCTACCACCGCACTTGGCGCAGATCTTCCCTCGCAGGAATTCACTGGCTTTGCGGTTATGATAGGCGTCGATACCTTCGCCCGAAGACTCCATCACATCGGCGATGCGTCTCATGACTTCACTGTCGGCTAAAGCCTCGTCGCACTTGTTGCAGTAGAATACGGGGATGGGAACTCCCCAAATCCTCTGTCGGCTTAAACACCAGTCTGGAGAATTGGCAATCATCGAAGTCAGTCGCTGAATACCCCAGCCGGGAAAGTACTTAATGTCTTTCTCGGCGGCGCTAAGAGCCATTTGGCGGACAGGATATTTTTCGTCATCCATGCGCACAAACCACTGGGGGGTGGAGCGAAAAATCAAAGGCGTCTTGGACCTCGGATTGTGAGGGTAGCTGTGAGTGATCTCTTTGTGGGCCAACAAGTGTCCAGACTTCTGTAAGTCTTCGACAATTACCTTGTTGCCTTCCCAGATCTTGATGCCCTTATACATGGGCACTTCGTCAGTAAAACGTCCGGCCACATCAACGGGACTGTGAACTGGCAATCCATACTTGAGACCGACTTGGTAATCCTCAAGACCGTGACCAGGGGCTGTGTGGACACAGCCTGTGCCGGCCTCAAGAGTCACGTGGTCACCAATCATCACCAAGGAATCCCGACCCATAAAAGGATGATCGGCCTTCATGTTTTCAAACTCACTGCCCTTGATGGTCTTGGTCGGATTAAGGCTGAGTCCCGTGTCTTGTTCAACGGCTTCTTTTAGGTCTTCAGCGATGATCAAATACTCGGAGCCAGTGTCATAAAGATTGTAGGAGAAGTTCTCGTGAACGCAGATCCCGTAGTTGGCAGGAAGTGTCCACGGAGTGGTCGTCCAGATGACAAAGGACACGGGTTTATCGGGAGCCCCCAGCTTCTCAAGCCCTTTGGTTACCGGAAATTTCACATAGATGGAGGGGCTCTTGTGATCGTGATACTCCACTTCGGCCGCAGCCAATGCTGTCTGCAGGGCGGGACACCAGTAGACCGGCTTTTCACCCCGGTAAAGAACGCCATTGTCGAGAATTTGCGCTAACACCCGCACTTCTTCCGATTCGTACTCCGGCTGTAGAGTGAGATAAGGGTTGTCCCAGTCGGCCAAGACACCCAAGCGGACAAATTGTTCTTTTTGTTTTTCCACCCAACTCAGGGCTTCCTCTCGGCACAGCTGGCGAACTTCGCTGTCCGGGGTCTCCTCGCGCTTTTTGCCAAGTTTTTTTGTAACGTTCAGTTCAATCGGCAAACCATGACAGTCCCATCCAGGAATAAATGCGGCCTGGTAGCCAGACATATTGCGGTACTTAA from Pseudobdellovibrionaceae bacterium encodes the following:
- a CDS encoding DNA gyrase inhibitor YacG, which gives rise to MKMVDCPQCGKSCEYSSQNHFRPFCSHRCQLLDLGQWADEKYTIPSDEPPDVTEIENNTDHIDPHSD
- a CDS encoding prolipoprotein diacylglyceryl transferase encodes the protein MYPAIRLTQDVSLPTYMLVISLVYCLALVWVVKRAERLERDRTIALDIALIIMIGGFLGARLFHVVYEMPDYYLANPGDIFRVWQGGFVFYGGALTAFFASVVWLNRKGENWLAWADFYAPIGAFGYASGRFACLLNGCCFGDHCELPWSIAGRHPTPLYASLWELPTLALLLFLEARQQRSPKKWISRPGSLFFVWIFLHGLGRLIMEHWRVDDRGPMPLGISVSTWISLGLLLSSMVFFMWPRPNKSS
- the lspA gene encoding signal peptidase II; the protein is MSKKYLLLAALAGAIVTLDQATKMYIHTQFYLGETVSVINDLFNVTYVRNTGAAFGIFRDAGETFRNIFFLSMPPLAIIVILSILWGVKENDRLQIFALSNVFGGAIGNYVDRLRFGYVIDFLDVHYQHKFTWPAFNIADACIVGGVGLLMIIMTRQFLEDRAADKAPSPPAEAEEAKG
- the ileS gene encoding isoleucine--tRNA ligase encodes the protein MADKVADTYKDSIHLPKTDFPMKGNLPQTEPARISEWNKNELYQKIIKKNEGRPLYVMPDGPPYANGNLHLGHVLNKVLKDIVIKYRNMSGYQAAFIPGWDCHGLPIELNVTKKLGKKREETPDSEVRQLCREEALSWVEKQKEQFVRLGVLADWDNPYLTLQPEYESEEVRVLAQILDNGVLYRGEKPVYWCPALQTALAAAEVEYHDHKSPSIYVKFPVTKGLEKLGAPDKPVSFVIWTTTPWTLPANYGICVHENFSYNLYDTGSEYLIIAEDLKEAVEQDTGLSLNPTKTIKGSEFENMKADHPFMGRDSLVMIGDHVTLEAGTGCVHTAPGHGLEDYQVGLKYGLPVHSPVDVAGRFTDEVPMYKGIKIWEGNKVIVEDLQKSGHLLAHKEITHSYPHNPRSKTPLIFRSTPQWFVRMDDEKYPVRQMALSAAEKDIKYFPGWGIQRLTSMIANSPDWCLSRQRIWGVPIPVFYCNKCDEALADSEVMRRIADVMESSGEGIDAYHNRKASEFLRGKICAKCGGSEFTKGQDILDVWFDSGVCHSAVQRKRDKLAFPADIYLEGSDQHRGWFQTSLMSAIASVGKPPYKALVTHGFVTDASGYKMSKSQGNVIDPAQVINKSGAEILRLWVAYEDYGQDVNIGDEIFQRVTETYRRFRNTIRFMLGNLDDFNPGKDRVAFKDMPELDQWALVRLNDLVGKVRSAYDNYDFYKVYHALNNFFTVELSATYLDVLKDRLYTWKTDGIHRRAAQTVIYELTEKTLILMAPIVSFLAEEGYEFLPGKEHESIFLCDFPQVNPEWTKEGLTDKFATLLEVRSQTSKVLEDLRKNKVIGSSLDAELTITAEGPVFKVLEQYQKDLREFLIVSNVKIQEGKERKIDAVRAQGDKCVRCWHYSVDTGKDSRFPDVCPKCVEALA